In a genomic window of Vigna angularis cultivar LongXiaoDou No.4 chromosome 6, ASM1680809v1, whole genome shotgun sequence:
- the LOC108340985 gene encoding protein PMR5, producing MALLHFQSPFAAFQNLFALLFLLSLHHHTASCALLLSLRHHHNTLRQQRPMIHANQTNCALFVGTWIQDDSYPLYQSSNCPIIDPQFNCKMFGRPDSEYLRYRWRPLNCDLPRFNGEEFLLQMKGKTVMFVGDSLGRNQWQSLICMIYTAVPQTQTQLVRGEPLSTFRFLDYGVTISFYRAPYLVEIDVVQGKRILRLEEVDGNGDLWRNADVLSFNTGHWWEHQGSLQGWDYIELGSKYYPDMDRLAALERGMRTWANWVDSNIDRSRTKVFFLGISPSHTNPNEWNSGVTAGLTTKNCYGETAPIMSTGTTYPGVYPEQMRVVDMVIREMSNPAYLLDITMLSAFRKDAHPSIYSGDLNPQQRAKPDYSADCSHWCLPGLPDTWNELFYTALFY from the exons ATGGCACTTCTCCATTTTCAGTCTCCCTTTGCTGCTTTTCAAAACTTGTTTGctcttctcttccttctttcCCTTCACCACCACACAGCCTCCTGTGCCCTCCTTCTAAGCTTGAGACATCACCACAACACTCTCCGCCAGCAGAGACCCATGATCCATGCCAACCAAACCAACTGTGCACTCTTTGTGGGAACCTGGATCCAAGATGACTCATACCCTCTCTACCAATCCTCCAACTGCCCCATCATAGATCCACAGTTCAACTGCAAAATGTTTGGTCGCCCGGATTCCGAATACCTCAGATACAGATGGAGACCCCTCAACTGTGACCTCCCAAG GTTCAATGGGGAGGAGTTTCTGCTGCAAATGAAGGGTAAAACGGTGATGTTTGTGGGTGACTCACTGGGGCGCAATCAATGGCAGTCGTTGATTTGCATGATATACACTGCAGTTCCTCAGACACAAACACAATTAGTCAGAGGGGAACCACTCTCAACCTTCAGATTCTTG GACTACGGTGTTACCATTTCATTTTACAGAGCTCCTTATCTGGTAGAGATTGATGTGGTCCAAGGGAAGAGAATTTTGAGGCTGGAGGAGGTTGATGGGAATGGTGACCTATGGAGAAATGCTGATGTCCTTTCTTTCAACACTGGACATTGGTGGGAGCATCAAGGTTCTCTTCAAGG GTGGGATTACATTGAATTAGGAAGCAAATACTATCCAGACATGGATCGTTTAGCAGCTTTGGAAAGGGGTATGAGAACATGGGCTAATTGGGTGGACAGCAATATTGACAGAAGCAGAACCAAGGTGTTCTTTCTGGGAATTTCTCCTTCACATACCAA CCCAAATGAATGGAATTCTGGAGTGACAGCAGGACTAACTACAAAGAACTGCTATGGTGAAACTGCTCCAATTATGAGCACCGGCACTACATATCCTGGTGTATACCCTGAACAGATGAGGGTTGTAGACATGGTAATTAGAGAAATGAGCAACCCTGCATATCTTCTTGACATTACAATGCTATCAGCATTCAGAAAAGATGCACATCCCTCCATTTACAGTGGTGATTTGAACCCTCAACAGAGAGCCAAACCTGACTATTCTGCAGATTGTAGCCACTGGTGTCTTCCTGGACTGCCAGATACTTGGAATGAACTTTTCTACACTGCTTTGTTCTACTAA